TCCCGCCCGAGAGGAGAACTGGTTTCCCATCCGTCGCGGCAGCTTTGTCCTTGCTGGCCACAGGTTTACGTCTGGTTTGGGCGGCTTTTGTCGCGGGCTTGTCGACCATCGTGTTCATTCCTCGAAGAGACGGGCAGATAATCAAGGCTAGTCGATTATCGGGGGTTAACTCAATCCATTCAGGGTTTGGTGATCACTGCGGAAGCGGTGAGATCAGGGCTTGCATGGCCTCTTTAATTCGATATTACATGAAATATGGAAAAGAATCATGCACTCGCATCCCTCTCGGCCCTGGCGCATGATATGCGCATCGATATCTTCCGCCTGCTTGTTCAGGCGGGACCGGGTGGGCTGGCAGCTGGCGAGATCGCGGATGCGCTCGATCTGCGTGCCAGCACATTGTCCAACAACCTGACGGTCCTGACACAGGCCGGGTTGATTCGTGGATCGCGGGAGGGGCGCTCGATCCGCTATGTCGCCGAGATGGATGGCATGCGCAGCCTGTTGGGCTTTCTGATGGAGGATTGCTGCGGCGGGAAGCCCGAACTCTGCCAGCCTGTGCTTGAACAGATCGCCTGCGATTGTGCGCCGTGCTGCGCCCCGAAAACTTGAGGCAGGAATGACAGATTTCACCGTTTCCAACGACAACGGCCTTGGTGCCTTCGAACGTTATCTGACGGTTTGGGTTGCGCTGGCGATGATCGCGGGGTTGGTCATCGGTGTCGTTGCGCCGGGGCTGGTCGAGGTTATTGCGGAAGCCGAGATCGCCTCGATCAATCTGGTCGTTGCCGTGCTGATCTGGGCCATGGTCTACCCGATGATGGTCAATGTCGATTTCGGGGCCGTCGCCAATATCGCACGTCAGCCGCGTGGATTGCTGATCACGTTGACGGTGAACTGGCTGATCAAGCCCTTTACCATGGCGGCTCTGGCGGTGCTGTTCTTCGACCATGTATTCGCCCCATGGATCGCGCCGGAAGATGCCGCGGAATATATCGCCGGGCTGATCCTGCTGGGCGCGGCGCCCTGCACGGCGATGGTCTTTGTCTGGTCTCAGCTCACGCGGGGGGATGCGACCTATACGCTGGTGCAGGTTTCGGTGAATGACCTGATCATGGTCGCGGCCTTTGCGCCAATCGTTGCCTTCCTGCTGGGCGTCACCGATATCACCGTGCCATGGCAGACGCTCTTGCTGGCAACCTTGCTTTACGTGATACTGCCTTTGAGCGCGGGCCTCATGACCCGACGTATCCTTGGTATCCCCGAAGCCATCGAGGCGTTCTCGGCGCGGATCAAGCCCTGGTCCATCATCGGGCTGATCGCCACGGTCGCGATCCTGTTCGGCCTTCAGGGCGAGGTGATCTTGAATCGACCCTTCGTCATCCTACTGATCGCCGTACCGATCCTGATCCAGAGCTATGCGATTTTTGCCATTGCCTATGGTGCCGCGTTCGCCCTGAAGGTGCCGCATCGTATTGCCGCGCCCTGCGCGATGATCGGCACCTCGAACTTCTTCGAGCTGGCCGTCGCGGTCGCCATAAGCCTGTTCGGCCTGAATTCAGGCGCGGCGCTGGCGACCGTGGTGGGGGTGCTGGTCGAAGTTCCCGTCATGCTGTCGCTAGTCGCCTTTGCCAATCGCACCCGTAGCCGCTTCCCGGCACCGCCTTCCTGATCGTCATCCTGAACCAGAGGACACATAGCTTGACCGACCTGCCCAATATCAAGTCCGATTGCTTTTATCCGGCAGATTCCGACGCCCTGTTTCCAGAGCATCGCAGCAGCCACCCGCCGCGAATCCTGCTCCTTTACGGTTCGCTGAGGGAGCGCAGCTTCTCGCGTTTCGCGGCGGAAGAGGCTGGGCACATCCTGGAACGATTGGGCGCCGAGACCCGCATCTTCGATCCGCATGGCTTGCCCCTGGCCGATGCGGTCGAGGCGGATCATCCCAAGGTGGCCGAACTGCGCGATCTGGTCGGCTGGTGCGAAGGCATGGTCTGGTCCTCGCCCGAGCGGCATGGCGCGATGTCGGGCCTGATGAAGACACAAATCGACTGGATTCCGCTTTCGCTTGGCGGCGTGCGCCCTACGCAGGCAAAGACACTGGCCGTCATGCAGGTCTGCGGTGGTAGCCAGAGCTTCAATACCGTCAACCAGTTGCGCATCCTTGGGCGCTGGATGCGGCTTCTGACCATCCCGAACCAGTCCTCGGTCGCAAAGGCATGGGGAGAGTTCGACGATTCCGGCCGCATGAAACCATCGCCTTATTACGACCGGATCGTGGATGTGATGGAGGAGCTGACCCGGTTCACCCTGTTGACCCGGGATATCCGCGAACATCTGGTGGACAGGTATTCGGAACGGGTTGAAAGCCACGAGGCGCTGTCAAAACGGGTGAACCAGACACGCGCCGTCTGACGGACGGTCTCCCCGGTTTGCTGTGCGGTCGCCGGATATTGCGTGGTCTCAGGTGCTGAGTTCGGTGGCCCGTCTGGCAATCAACTCGATGCCTGCCGGTATGTCTTTCTCGGAAATCGAGGAATAACCCAATCGGAAATAGGGACAGACTGGCGGGGGCGTCTCGAAAAACACCGCGCCGGGTTCGATCAGAACGCCGTCCGGTTGCAACTGCTCTGCCAGAACGGCGCTGTCCAGCCCTTCGGGTCCCTTGATCCACACGCTCGATCCGCCTGATGTGGGTGCGCCGG
This region of Paracoccus saliphilus genomic DNA includes:
- the arsB gene encoding ACR3 family arsenite efflux transporter — translated: MTDFTVSNDNGLGAFERYLTVWVALAMIAGLVIGVVAPGLVEVIAEAEIASINLVVAVLIWAMVYPMMVNVDFGAVANIARQPRGLLITLTVNWLIKPFTMAALAVLFFDHVFAPWIAPEDAAEYIAGLILLGAAPCTAMVFVWSQLTRGDATYTLVQVSVNDLIMVAAFAPIVAFLLGVTDITVPWQTLLLATLLYVILPLSAGLMTRRILGIPEAIEAFSARIKPWSIIGLIATVAILFGLQGEVILNRPFVILLIAVPILIQSYAIFAIAYGAAFALKVPHRIAAPCAMIGTSNFFELAVAVAISLFGLNSGAALATVVGVLVEVPVMLSLVAFANRTRSRFPAPPS
- the arsH gene encoding arsenical resistance protein ArsH, with product MTDLPNIKSDCFYPADSDALFPEHRSSHPPRILLLYGSLRERSFSRFAAEEAGHILERLGAETRIFDPHGLPLADAVEADHPKVAELRDLVGWCEGMVWSSPERHGAMSGLMKTQIDWIPLSLGGVRPTQAKTLAVMQVCGGSQSFNTVNQLRILGRWMRLLTIPNQSSVAKAWGEFDDSGRMKPSPYYDRIVDVMEELTRFTLLTRDIREHLVDRYSERVESHEALSKRVNQTRAV
- a CDS encoding ArsR/SmtB family transcription factor, producing MEKNHALASLSALAHDMRIDIFRLLVQAGPGGLAAGEIADALDLRASTLSNNLTVLTQAGLIRGSREGRSIRYVAEMDGMRSLLGFLMEDCCGGKPELCQPVLEQIACDCAPCCAPKT